In candidate division KSB1 bacterium, a single genomic region encodes these proteins:
- a CDS encoding formylglycine-generating enzyme family protein — protein sequence MAGNVREWCADWYGKNYYNFSPERNSKGPSYGTQRVLRGGSWFDLPNDQHRADHTGAIRPSATNSLDFAVFRMFVKR from the coding sequence ATGGCTGGCAATGTTCGTGAATGGTGCGCGGATTGGTATGGTAAAAACTATTACAACTTTAGCCCGGAACGCAATTCGAAAGGCCCATCGTATGGTACGCAGCGGGTTTTGCGTGGCGGGTCGTGGTTCGATCTTCCAAACGATCAGCACCGCGCCGATCATACTGGGGCAATCCGGCCCTCAGCGACGAATTCCTTGGATTTCGCTGTGTTCAGGATGTTCGTTAAACGTTAG
- a CDS encoding DUF2283 domain-containing protein, with protein MKVIYDPDTDTLAVIFKDSPVAESDEDKEGVILDYDDNGHLVSLEILDASRRVTKPQGIEFEMANQNHFGG; from the coding sequence GTGAAAGTGATATATGATCCGGACACCGATACGCTTGCGGTGATTTTCAAAGATTCACCCGTGGCAGAAAGTGACGAAGACAAGGAAGGCGTCATTTTAGATTATGACGATAACGGCCATTTGGTCTCGCTTGAAATTCTCGATGCCTCGCGCCGTGTGACGAAACCACAAGGTATCGAATTCGAAATGGCAAACCAAAACCACTTCGGAGGGTAG
- a CDS encoding 3-hydroxyacyl-CoA dehydrogenase NAD-binding domain-containing protein encodes MESTVLREPFETAGLPRRHHHDAIAEEIHEVEQITAEVVKLEDEMETITPQHVREPGPAFRLEVEDNIGILIFDAPTEKVNILSTPVMHELNTRLDELQSRTDLQALIFVSGKEGNFIAGANIEEIENITDPKDGAEKAALGQAVFSKIAALPFPTIAVIDGACVGGGLELVLACDYRLARDSEKTRLGLPEIRLGIIPGFGGTQRLPRLIGIQRALDFILTGKLVDAPRAYRAGLVDRLIAKEFPHQRLRRLGVEFAREIQKPETRQKIAARRNRLNPQTLLLEKNFLGRKVLFDQARRRTLAETKGHYPAPELALEAVEKGFAKKDLAEGLKIEAELLGKAIVTNVSKNLVKIFYLTEAVKKDPGVENYSGPVQEFKKIGVLGAGLMGGGIAQLMAHNDLPVRMKDVNLAMVAKGMEAAANVFSEAVKKRRMTTKEMHNKMALISGTADYSGFHHVDLVIEAIVEMLDVKKKVFAEIDSLLPPHSVIVSNTSSLPISEMARATKRPDKFAGLHFFNPVHRMPLVEVIRGESTSDATVASLVAFAKKIGKTPIVVKDSPGFLVNRILGAYMAEAGRILKEGATIEQIDNALLEFGMPMGPINLFDEVGLDVAAKVSHILENAFGSRMAGEGMMDKIVESGRLGKKNGKGFYIYEDKNKKVDPAIYALIKTSGKFTGSAAEIQDRCVLPMINEAAMCLAEGIVRRPADVDVGMIFGTGFPPFRGGLLRYAEARGIDNIVGKLETLAGKYGERFKPADLLVQMKNSGEKFYS; translated from the coding sequence ATGGAATCGACAGTTTTGCGCGAACCGTTCGAGACGGCAGGCTTGCCGCGTCGCCATCATCATGACGCCATCGCCGAAGAAATTCATGAAGTCGAGCAGATTACCGCAGAAGTTGTGAAACTCGAGGACGAGATGGAAACGATTACCCCGCAGCATGTTCGAGAACCCGGTCCGGCTTTTCGTTTGGAGGTCGAAGACAACATCGGCATTTTGATTTTTGATGCGCCCACCGAGAAAGTCAACATTCTTTCCACGCCGGTGATGCACGAGCTGAATACTCGTCTGGACGAGCTGCAAAGCCGCACCGATTTGCAAGCGCTGATTTTTGTCAGCGGCAAGGAAGGCAATTTCATCGCCGGCGCCAACATCGAAGAAATCGAAAACATCACCGATCCGAAAGACGGCGCGGAAAAGGCGGCACTGGGGCAGGCGGTTTTTTCCAAAATCGCCGCGCTGCCCTTCCCCACCATCGCCGTGATTGACGGCGCTTGTGTCGGCGGCGGGCTGGAATTGGTTTTGGCCTGTGATTATCGGCTGGCGCGCGATTCGGAGAAAACCCGCCTCGGGTTGCCTGAAATTCGTCTCGGCATCATTCCCGGTTTTGGCGGCACCCAGCGTTTGCCGCGGCTGATCGGCATCCAGCGCGCGCTCGACTTTATTCTCACCGGCAAACTCGTCGACGCGCCACGCGCCTACAGAGCCGGCCTTGTCGATCGCCTCATCGCCAAAGAATTTCCGCACCAACGCTTGCGCCGCCTGGGCGTGGAATTTGCGCGAGAAATTCAGAAACCGGAAACGCGCCAAAAAATTGCCGCCCGGCGCAATCGCCTCAATCCGCAAACTTTGCTGCTGGAGAAAAATTTCCTTGGCCGCAAAGTTCTGTTCGATCAAGCCCGCCGCCGCACCCTCGCTGAGACCAAAGGCCACTACCCGGCGCCGGAGCTGGCGCTCGAAGCCGTTGAAAAAGGTTTTGCCAAAAAAGATCTTGCGGAAGGCTTGAAAATCGAAGCGGAATTGCTCGGCAAGGCGATCGTCACCAATGTCTCGAAAAATCTCGTCAAAATTTTTTATCTCACCGAAGCCGTCAAAAAAGATCCTGGCGTTGAAAACTATTCCGGCCCAGTTCAAGAGTTTAAAAAAATCGGCGTGCTCGGTGCGGGTTTGATGGGCGGCGGCATCGCGCAGTTGATGGCGCACAATGACCTGCCGGTGCGCATGAAAGACGTCAATCTCGCCATGGTTGCCAAGGGCATGGAAGCGGCGGCCAACGTTTTCAGCGAGGCCGTCAAAAAGCGCCGCATGACGACGAAAGAAATGCACAACAAGATGGCACTCATCTCCGGCACCGCGGATTACAGCGGCTTTCATCATGTCGATCTCGTCATCGAAGCGATCGTCGAGATGCTCGACGTGAAAAAGAAAGTTTTTGCGGAAATTGACAGCCTGCTTCCCCCTCACAGCGTGATCGTGAGCAACACTTCTTCGCTGCCGATCAGCGAAATGGCGCGTGCGACGAAGCGGCCCGACAAATTTGCCGGCTTGCACTTTTTCAATCCGGTGCATCGCATGCCGCTGGTGGAAGTGATTCGCGGCGAAAGCACCAGCGATGCCACCGTCGCCAGCCTCGTGGCGTTTGCGAAAAAAATCGGCAAAACGCCGATCGTCGTCAAGGATTCTCCCGGCTTTCTGGTGAATCGCATTCTCGGGGCGTATATGGCGGAGGCCGGACGAATCCTGAAAGAGGGCGCGACGATCGAGCAAATCGACAATGCGCTGCTCGAATTTGGCATGCCGATGGGGCCGATCAATTTGTTCGACGAAGTTGGTCTCGACGTCGCCGCCAAAGTTTCGCATATTCTCGAAAACGCCTTTGGCAGCCGCATGGCCGGCGAGGGCATGATGGATAAAATCGTCGAAAGCGGCCGCCTCGGCAAAAAGAACGGCAAGGGTTTTTACATTTACGAAGACAAAAATAAAAAGGTCGATCCGGCGATTTACGCGTTGATTAAAACCAGCGGCAAATTTACCGGCAGCGCCGCCGAGATTCAAGACCGCTGCGTGCTGCCGATGATCAACGAAGCGGCTATGTGCCTTGCCGAGGGCATCGTGCGCCGCCCGGCGGACGTTGACGTCGGCATGATTTTCGGCACCGGCTTCCCTCCTTTTCGCGGCGGCTTGTTGCGCTACGCGGAGGCGCGAGGGATTGATAACATTGTCGGCAAGCTCGAAACTTTGGCGGGAAAATATGGGGAGCGGTTTAAGCCGGCGGACTTGTTAGTACAGATGAAAAATAGTGGGGAAAAATTTTATTCTTAA
- a CDS encoding thiolase family protein, which produces MNDVVIVDGLRTPYIKAGTLFKSLPAQELGRLVVSELLERSGIDRHVIDEVIIGNIAQPPEATNIARVIALKSGIPRHVPAVTVARNCASGLESIANAHLKIAAGMAEVIVAGGVESMSNIPILYPPEYAEVLADMAKAKTAAQKIGAFAKMKPKYFKPVIGLQVGLTDPICDLNMGETAEVLAKEFDISREQQDLFALMSHQRATQATDLGKLREEIVPIFPPPNYNTVVDEDNGIRKNQSLDALAKLKPVFDRYFGTITPGNASQITDGAAAVLMMSAQKAKELGYEPLGFVRSYAFAGLDPARMGLGPSLATPKALRLAGISFKDIQLIEMNEAFAAQVIANEMVFREAKLSQKWLGREEPIGEINRDILNVNGGAIALGHPVGSSGTRLVLTLLKELKRRDLNLGLATLCVGGGQGAAMVVERK; this is translated from the coding sequence ATTATTGGAACGAAGCGGCATCGATCGCCATGTGATTGACGAAGTGATAATCGGCAACATCGCGCAGCCGCCGGAAGCGACCAATATCGCGCGCGTGATCGCGCTGAAAAGCGGCATCCCGCGCCACGTGCCGGCGGTGACGGTGGCGCGCAATTGCGCCTCCGGCCTCGAGTCGATTGCGAACGCGCATCTCAAAATTGCCGCCGGCATGGCCGAGGTCATCGTCGCCGGCGGGGTCGAATCGATGAGCAACATTCCGATTCTTTATCCGCCGGAATATGCCGAGGTGCTCGCCGATATGGCAAAGGCCAAAACCGCGGCGCAAAAAATCGGCGCCTTCGCCAAAATGAAACCGAAATACTTCAAGCCGGTGATCGGCTTGCAAGTCGGCTTGACCGATCCGATTTGCGATCTCAACATGGGCGAGACCGCGGAAGTGCTTGCCAAAGAATTTGACATCAGCCGCGAGCAGCAAGATTTGTTTGCGCTGATGAGCCATCAACGCGCCACGCAAGCCACTGACCTCGGCAAACTGCGCGAAGAAATTGTTCCCATCTTTCCGCCGCCCAACTACAATACCGTCGTCGACGAAGACAACGGCATTCGCAAAAATCAATCCCTCGATGCGCTGGCAAAACTCAAACCGGTTTTTGACCGCTACTTCGGCACGATCACCCCCGGCAACGCCAGCCAAATCACCGACGGCGCCGCAGCGGTGTTGATGATGTCGGCGCAAAAAGCGAAAGAACTTGGCTACGAACCGCTTGGTTTTGTCCGCAGCTACGCCTTTGCCGGACTCGATCCGGCGCGCATGGGGCTTGGCCCTTCGCTAGCGACGCCGAAAGCCTTGCGTTTGGCGGGAATTTCGTTCAAAGACATTCAACTCATCGAAATGAACGAAGCATTTGCCGCGCAAGTAATCGCCAACGAGATGGTTTTTCGCGAGGCGAAACTCTCGCAAAAATGGCTGGGCCGCGAAGAGCCGATTGGCGAAATCAATCGCGACATTTTAAACGTCAACGGTGGGGCGATTGCGCTCGGCCATCCGGTTGGTTCCTCCGGCACGCGGCTGGTGTTGACCTTATTAAAGGAACTGAAGCGCCGTGATTTGAACCTGGGCCTGGCGACGCTGTGCGTCGGCGGCGGCCAAGGCGCGGCCATGGTTGTGGAACGAAAATAA